In the genome of Vicia villosa cultivar HV-30 ecotype Madison, WI linkage group LG7, Vvil1.0, whole genome shotgun sequence, one region contains:
- the LOC131617656 gene encoding heavy metal-associated isoprenylated plant protein 33 — protein sequence MTNVVEVKVGLHCDECIKKILKAIKKIEDIETYNVDKQLNKVIVTGNVTNEEVIGVLHKAGKNATVWENVQC from the exons ATGACCAAT GTGGTGGAAGTGAAAGTTGGTTTACATTGTGATGAGTGTATCAAGAAAATTCTCAAGGCCATCAAGAAGATTGAag ATATAGAGACATACAACGTGGACAAACAATTGAACAAGGTCATTGTTACTGGCAAtgttaccaatgaagaagtgatTGGAGTTCTTCATAAGGCTGGCAAGAATGCAACTGTGTGGGAAAATGTTCAATGTTGA
- the LOC131617657 gene encoding staphylococcal-like nuclease CAN2 → MGNALRFLYGHCCKPTTSDDPQSLGPHGVSSSTVGLSALAHDLFHFENTSQVPEGLSKHVVSSKKAQANWFRKLVDAWKDAKPPPRTPEEAARLVILTLKGHKKADVEGLLTFYGLPLPHTLVEVTAQPPTSLPHGVKYEMHTLPVDAKAVADGDTVTVYVSTADPRESSILPRNVHEAALHRSEARSRRNYEEADAFHKQIIDAGYRMIPFENDEILAKKYRIRLRGIDAPESAMPYGKEAKIELTKILQGKSLRVLVYGEDRYQRCVGDIYCNNIFVQEFMLKKGLAWHYTAYDKRPELETWEKEARSKRVGLWASRNPEEPWEWRKNKRGGN, encoded by the exons atggGAAACGCTCTCAGATTCCTCTACGGTCATTGTTGCAAACCAACAACTTCTGATGATCCACAATCACTTGGACCACACGGTGTTTCTTCTTCCACCGTTGGTCTTTCAGCTCTCGCCCATGATCTCTTTCACTTCGAAAACACCTCCCAG gttccGGAAGGACTGAGCAAACATGTTGTGTCTTCGAAAAAAGCTCAAGCTAATTG GTTTAGAAAGTTAGTGGATGCTTGGAAAGATGCGAAACCTCCACCTAGAACACCGGAAGAAGCAGCTAGACTTGTTATTCTTACCTTGAAAGGCCACAAGAAAGCAGATGTTGAG GGTTTGTTGACTTTCTATGGTCTTCCACTACCACATACCCTAGTTGAAGTAACTGCTCAACCTCCTACATCTTTGCCTCATGGAGTCAAATATGAAATGCACACCTTGCCG GTTGATGCAAAAGCAGTGGCAGATGGTGATACCGTAACAGTTTATGTTAGCACAGCAGACCCTAGAGAATCATCAATTCTCCCTCGCAATGTTCATGAAGCAGCCTTGCATCGATCAGAAGCTCGTTCTAGAAGGAACTACGAAGAGGCGGATGCATTTCACAAACAGATTATCGATGCGGGATACCG GATGATTCCATTTGAAAATGATGAAATCCTAGCTAAAAAGTATCGGATTCGACTAAG GGGAATCGATGCGCCAGAAAGCGCAATGCCATACGGAAAAGAAGCAAAAATCGAACTGACAAAGATTCTTCAAGGGAAGTCTTTGAGGGTTCTTGTTTATGGAGAAGATCGGTATCAACGTTGCGTAGGTGACATCTATTGCAATAACATTTTTGTACAG GAATTTATGCTAAAGAAAGGCTTAGCATGGCACTATACAGCCTACGACAAACGGCCGGAACTAGAAACG TGGGAGAAAGAAGCCAGATCAAAGCGCGTTGGGTTATGGGCTTCAAGAAATCCTGAGGAGCCATGGGAATGGAGGAAGAACAAACGAGGCGGTAATTAA